AAGGAATATCGGTTGTGAAGCCGCATTCGTCACCGAATGTTTGCAAGGCTTGAGCGCAGTGCGGTGAAAGTCGCACGCTGCGTTCTGAGAGGGCGGGATGGTGGTAACACCGTCCTGCTACTCGGCGTGATAGGGGCGGCTGAGCTGCGCAGGCAGAGAGGGTCAAGAAAAAGAGGCAAACCAGGTTGCGTAGTGGATGAGAAAGGAGAAGGGGAAAAGGTGTGATTTTCGTGGATGAGTACAACATAACTGGTCCTTCTTATGATCATTCCATTGTCGTTCCACCGCACTTACACAGAATACCAGGATAGGCCGAGAATATGAAAAGCCAAATCCCCTAAACGGAGGAGATTTTTCATCTGGGAACACAGCCACCCCGTTCTTGGCCAGCGACGATCAACAAAATGAGAGACGCATGTGACCACCCCGTCGCTACCGCGCCCCCGTGAGAACGGTCTCTTCTCACGATGTCGGTATTTTTGTTATCGACCGGTTGGCGAAAAAGTTTGATGGGAAAATTCAGCAGGGATGCATATCAACGTTCTGGCAAACGAGGTGCTGGAGTGTGTTCGTACTTCGCCAAGCTCAGCACGAACGGGGCATAAGGTGACGGGAATTGTTTATCGGTTTCAAGCCGTACGGGTCACGAGGTTCTTCTCATGGCTAGCGACTTGCCGCTTGCTCTTACTAGCGGAGTGCGTTAGCACACAACCTATGAGTACAAAAAAACCCGACCCGTATGTTAGCTTGGGAGAATTCATCCGCCGTCAGCGAGAGTTAGCGCAACTCTCGATCCGTCAACTGGCCGATATGTGCGGCATCTCGAATCCCTACCTCAGTCAAATCGAGCGAGGGTTGCGTATGCCGAGTAGTATGATCTTGCAGTCGATTTCCAAAGGTCTACGTATGTCGGCAGAGACATTGTATGCGCAAGCCGGGATTCTCGATCCCGAAGACATGGAAGAGAGCGATGTGATCAAAGCGGTGATGCGTGACCCGTACCTCTCTGCGCGTCAACGTGAGATGCTGATCGACATGTACCGCTCGTTCCGCAAAATCAATGAAACAAGCGAACCCTCGTAAATCGGCAGAATCGGTCACCTGGGTGACAGCCGTGGCTTTTTATTGCTTGCAAAAGTTAGCGATAAGAGTTAGCATCTCTTCTGACGGTAGCGATCTTCGCTGCCGAAAACTCAGAGGAGGATCGAAATATGGCAGCAAGCACCCACGTCAATAACCCATTTGAGAAGCT
This portion of the Deltaproteobacteria bacterium genome encodes:
- a CDS encoding helix-turn-helix transcriptional regulator, whose translation is MSTKKPDPYVSLGEFIRRQRELAQLSIRQLADMCGISNPYLSQIERGLRMPSSMILQSISKGLRMSAETLYAQAGILDPEDMEESDVIKAVMRDPYLSARQREMLIDMYRSFRKINETSEPS